One segment of Micromonospora parathelypteridis DNA contains the following:
- a CDS encoding aminopeptidase P family protein → MTEGRTDGTPTDGTESHDPDFPEAFLSFMRQGWRDTALPVAPRPETPNYAKRRAALSAAFPGETLVIPTGTEKVRANDTDYPFRPGSDFAYLTGDHDADSVLVLRPNGSGHDATLYMRPRSSRETDEFFRSRHGELWVGRRHTLSEKSTELGLPTADLTGLEATLADLAPGRTRVLRGFDAHVDAAVHPYDGARAEGQPARDRELAIAISEMKLVKDEWEIGQLQDAIDATVRGFEDVARILPADRAVSERLLEGVFALRARHDGNDVGYSSIVGAGEHATILHWVHNHGATRPGDLLLMDMGVEGRNLYTADVTRVVPVSGRFTALQRQVYDIVYASQQAGIEAIRPGVKFKDVHLTCMRVLAEGLSELGLLPVSVDEAMDEKSTVYRRWTLHGFGHMLGIDVHDCSNARKETYRDGALGEGYVLTVEPGLYFQPEDELVPAELRGVGIRIEDDVLVTATGAVNLSAGLPRTSDDVETWLAEQREAGPRLPG, encoded by the coding sequence CTTTCCGGAGGCATTCCTGTCGTTCATGCGGCAGGGCTGGCGCGACACCGCGCTCCCCGTGGCGCCCCGGCCGGAGACGCCCAACTACGCGAAGCGGCGGGCGGCACTCTCGGCGGCGTTCCCCGGAGAGACGCTGGTGATCCCCACCGGCACCGAAAAGGTCCGGGCCAACGACACCGACTACCCGTTCCGGCCGGGCAGTGACTTCGCCTACCTGACCGGCGACCACGACGCGGACAGCGTGCTGGTGCTGCGCCCGAACGGCTCAGGGCACGACGCGACGCTGTACATGCGGCCCCGCTCGTCCCGGGAGACCGACGAGTTCTTCCGCAGCCGTCACGGCGAGCTGTGGGTGGGCCGGCGGCACACGCTCAGCGAGAAGTCGACCGAACTGGGCCTGCCCACCGCCGACCTGACCGGCCTGGAGGCGACCCTCGCCGACCTGGCGCCGGGGCGTACCCGGGTGCTGCGCGGGTTCGACGCCCACGTGGACGCGGCCGTCCACCCCTACGACGGTGCGCGCGCCGAGGGGCAGCCGGCCCGGGACCGGGAGCTGGCGATCGCCATCTCGGAGATGAAGCTCGTCAAGGACGAGTGGGAGATCGGCCAACTCCAGGACGCGATCGATGCCACCGTACGCGGCTTCGAGGACGTGGCCCGGATCCTGCCGGCGGACCGCGCCGTCTCGGAGCGGCTCCTGGAGGGTGTCTTCGCGCTGCGGGCCCGGCACGACGGCAACGACGTCGGGTACAGCTCGATCGTCGGCGCCGGCGAGCACGCCACGATCCTGCACTGGGTGCACAACCACGGTGCCACCCGACCGGGTGACCTGCTGCTCATGGACATGGGCGTCGAGGGCCGCAACCTCTACACCGCCGACGTGACCCGGGTGGTGCCGGTGAGCGGCCGGTTCACCGCCCTGCAGCGCCAGGTCTACGACATCGTCTACGCCTCACAGCAGGCCGGCATCGAAGCCATCCGGCCGGGTGTGAAGTTCAAGGACGTCCACCTGACCTGCATGCGGGTGCTCGCCGAGGGCCTGTCCGAGCTGGGTCTGCTGCCGGTGAGCGTCGACGAGGCGATGGACGAGAAGTCGACGGTCTACCGGCGGTGGACGCTGCACGGCTTCGGCCACATGCTCGGCATCGACGTGCACGACTGCTCCAACGCGCGCAAGGAGACCTACCGCGACGGCGCGCTGGGCGAGGGCTACGTGCTCACCGTCGAGCCGGGTCTGTACTTCCAGCCGGAGGACGAGCTGGTCCCCGCCGAGCTGCGCGGCGTCGGCATCCGGATCGAGGACGACGTGCTGGTCACCGCGACCGGTGCGGTGAACCTGTCGGCCGGGCTGCCCCGCACCTCCGACGACGTGGAGACCTGGCTGGCCGAGCAGCGCGAGGCGGGCCCCCGCCTGCCCGGCTGA